The DNA sequence TTTCTTATTTATATGGTGTTCCATATTCTATGTATGAAAAGCATGGTGTTCGTCGTTACGGATTCCATGGCTCTAGCCATAAGTTTGTATCCTTAAAAGCTGCTGCTTTATTAGGCAAAAAACCTGAGGAGGTTAATGTGATTACATGCCACCTCGGTAATGGAGGCTCTATTGCTGCGGTTAAACAAGGAAAGTCTTTAGATACCAGTATGGGAATGACTCCTATTGAAGGATTAATGATGGGAACACGTTCTGGTGATTTAGATGTTGGAGCCTTATTCCATATCATTAAGAAAGAAGAATTAACCTTACCTACTGCTAATACTTTGATCAACAAGTTTAGTGGAGTTTTGGGAGTAAGTGGAGTTTCCTCTGATATGAGAGATGTGGAGATTGCTGCTGAAGGCGGACACGAAAGAGCACAATTGGCCTTGAAAATGTATCAATACCGCGTTCGTAAATATATTGGTTCTTACGCTGCTGCTATGGGCGGTGTTGATGCTATTGTATTCACTGGTGGTATTGGCGAAAACGACTGGGTAACCCGTCAGGAAGCTACTTTAGGACTTGAGTTTATGGGTGCTGAATTAGACAAAGAAATTAATACCAATTTAAGAGGAAAAGAAACCATCATCTCTACACCAGAATCTAAGGTGAAGATCATGTTGATTCCTACTAATGAGGAATTGGTGATAGCTTCTGATACCTTTGATATCATTGATAAAGGAATCGACCAACTATAAA is a window from the Lentimicrobium sp. L6 genome containing:
- a CDS encoding acetate/propionate family kinase — encoded protein: MKIIVLNCGSSSLKYQLFDMPSQRVIAKGLVDKIGLKGSLIKHEMEDGTKATIPGEIIDHKQGIEYLLGILLSKKYGCMSSLDELKGVGHRVVHAGEKFGGSVRINDAVIQALEETIDLAPLHNPPNLDGIYAITALLPEIEQVGVFDTAFHQTMPDFSYLYGVPYSMYEKHGVRRYGFHGSSHKFVSLKAAALLGKKPEEVNVITCHLGNGGSIAAVKQGKSLDTSMGMTPIEGLMMGTRSGDLDVGALFHIIKKEELTLPTANTLINKFSGVLGVSGVSSDMRDVEIAAEGGHERAQLALKMYQYRVRKYIGSYAAAMGGVDAIVFTGGIGENDWVTRQEATLGLEFMGAELDKEINTNLRGKETIISTPESKVKIMLIPTNEELVIASDTFDIIDKGIDQL